In the Verrucomicrobia bacterium CG1_02_43_26 genome, ATTTTTCATATAATGATTTTTATTTACTATATTCTAGTTTGATAAATTGTGTAAAAACAAATAACATTTGAAGGAAGAAATTTCAAATATTAATAAAAGGATAATGGACGAACTGACATCAGAAGAACTGGCGCGATATGGACGCAATGTTATTTTGCCAGGAATCGGAAAGCTTGGGCAAGAGAAACTTAAGCGCGCGCGCGTATTGATTGTTGGATTAGGGGGGCTGGGTAGCCCTGTAGCTATGTATTTATGCGCGGCAGGTGTGGGCACCCTTGGGTTGGCCGATATGGATGTTATTGAAGAGCATAATTTGCAACGACAAGTCTTGCATGATACCCTTGGTATAGAGCGCAAAAAAGTGGATTCGGCCAAAGAACGGTTAGCTAACTTGAACCCCCATTGCCGATTGGTTATACATGAAACAGGCGTTCGGCCGGACAATGTTTTAGAGATATTAGCGCAGTACGACCTTGTGGTGGACGGGACAGATAATTTTCCCACACGCTATTTAATGAACGACGCGGCCTATATGCTCAATAAACCACTTGTTTACGGTAGCCTATTTCAATATGAAGGCCAGGTAACCGTTTTTGAAGCTTATAAAGACGGGCCCTGTTACCGCTGTTTGTTTCCGGAAGTGCCGGAGCCCGGAACCGTTCCGAACTGCTCTGAAGCAGGGATATTGGGGGCGCTTTGTGGTGTTATAGGCAGCCTGCAAGCGATGGAAGCGCTTAAGTTTATTGTGGGTTTAGGAGAACCCTTAAGCGGCCAGATGTTGACTGTAGCAAGCTTAGCGGGACGCTTTCAGAAAATGCATATTAAGAAAGACCCCAAGTGCCCCCTATGCGGGACACACCCCAGGATAATTTCGATTGAAGCTAGCAATTATGAATTTGAGTGTACGCTGAATAGAGAAGACCATTTGGTGACCGAAGGATTGCCCTACGAAGTAGAAGCTGAAACGGTAGCAGACTGGCTGAAATCCGGCGAAGTATTGTTACTAGATGTGCGCGAAAGCTACGAAGTAGATATATGCCGACTAGAAGGATCTGTTCATATACCGATGGGGGAGCTTCCTGAACGTTTTCAACAGATACCAAAAAACAAGACAGTGGTTGTATATTGCCACCACGGTGGGCGAAGCCTTTATATGACCAATTTCTTACGTGAAAAAGGGTGGGACAATGCCACTAATTTAATGGGCGGGATAGAAGGCTGGGCGCGCAAAATTGACCCCAGCATGCGACGTTACTGAGGATTGTCACTCTTAGAAAGTAAATATATAATTTTGGAGCCGCGCTTTGATTTCATCAACCACGTACATTTCCTCAACAGGGGAAGGGGCGTGGAACGTGACCGAGAAGCGAATACCCGCTTCGGTATCATCCCAAGGAACCGTGCTGATAAGATGTTCACGGATAAGCCATTGACTAAAGTCCTCCGCATTGGAGAAATGGGTTATTTCGCTACCCCTTTTGGCA is a window encoding:
- a CDS encoding molybdenum cofactor biosynthesis protein MoeB, giving the protein MDELTSEELARYGRNVILPGIGKLGQEKLKRARVLIVGLGGLGSPVAMYLCAAGVGTLGLADMDVIEEHNLQRQVLHDTLGIERKKVDSAKERLANLNPHCRLVIHETGVRPDNVLEILAQYDLVVDGTDNFPTRYLMNDAAYMLNKPLVYGSLFQYEGQVTVFEAYKDGPCYRCLFPEVPEPGTVPNCSEAGILGALCGVIGSLQAMEALKFIVGLGEPLSGQMLTVASLAGRFQKMHIKKDPKCPLCGTHPRIISIEASNYEFECTLNREDHLVTEGLPYEVEAETVADWLKSGEVLLLDVRESYEVDICRLEGSVHIPMGELPERFQQIPKNKTVVVYCHHGGRSLYMTNFLREKGWDNATNLMGGIEGWARKIDPSMRRY